In Myripristis murdjan chromosome 2, fMyrMur1.1, whole genome shotgun sequence, a genomic segment contains:
- the ndufs1 gene encoding NADH-ubiquinone oxidoreductase 75 kDa subunit, mitochondrial, whose amino-acid sequence MLRLPTVGRALAGAAKGSLAPSNTVRTPVRAASNMVEVFVDGKPVEVEPGTTVLQACEKVGVQIPRFCYHERLSVAGNCRMCLVEIEKAPKPVAACAMPVMKGWNILTNSDKTRKAREGVMEFLLANHPLDCPICDQGGECDLQDQSMQFGSDRSRFSEGKRAVEDKNIGPLIKTIMTRCIQCTRCVRFASEIAGVEDLGTTGRGNNLQIGTYVEKMFMSELSGNVIDVCPVGALTSKPYAFTARPWETRKTESVDVLDAVGSNIVVSTRGGEVMRVMPRLNEDVNEEWISDKTRFAYDGLKRQRLTQPMVKDSSGQLTPSTWEDALTRVAGALQGVQGSEVAAIAGGMVDAEALVSLKDLLNRMNSENLCTEELFPMAGAGTDLRSNYLLNTGIAGIEDCDLLLLIGTNPRYEAPLFNARIRKSWLHNELRVALVGRSVDLSYTYDHLGEEAAVLQELANGTHPFCQVLSSAKRPVVVVGSSSLQREDGAAILSAVSTIAQNARTSSGVEEGWKVLNVLHRVASQVAALDLGYKAGVEAIRKNPPKVLFLLGADAGCITRADLPKNSLVVYQGHHGDVGAPMADIILPGAAYTEKNATYVNTEGRSQQTRVAVTAPGMAREDWKIIRAISELAGVTLPYDSVDEVRSRLAEVSPNLVRYDDVEQANYFKQANELSKAVNQALLAAPLVPPQLTAKDFYMTDSISRASQTMAKCVKAITEGANAIDEPSIC is encoded by the exons ATGTTGCGTCTGCCAACCGTCGGGCGAGCTCTCGCCGGAGCAGCCAAAGGCAGCCTGGCTCCCTCCAACACTG TGCGTACACCAGTGCGTGCTGCCAGTAACATGGTGGAAGTGTTTGTGGATGGGAAACCAGTGGAGGTGGAGCCTGGAACCACTGTCCTGCAG GCCTGTGAGAAGGTGGGCGTCCAGATCCCCAGGTTCTGTTACCATGAGCGTCTCTCAGTGGCTGGGAACTGCCGCATGTGTCTGGTCGAGATTGAGAAAGCACCAAAG CCAGTGGCAGCCTGTGCCATGCCAGTCATGAAGGGCTGGAACATCCTCACCAATTCAGACAAGACACGTAAagccag aGAGGGAGTGATGGAGTTCCTGTTGGCTAACCACCCACTGGACTGTCCCATCTGTGATCAGGGAGGAGAGTGTGACCTCCAG GATCAGTCGATGCAGTTCGGTTCAGACCGCAGTCGTTTTTCAGAGGGCAAGAGAGCCGTGGAGGACAAGAACATCGGGCCGCTCATCAAAACCATCATGACCCGCTGCATCCAGTGCACACGCTGCGtccg TTTTGCCAGCGAAATCGCCGGCGTTGAGGACCTGGGAACGACGGGGAGAGGAAACAACCTGCAGATCGGCACATATGTGGAGAAGATGTTCATGTCGGAGCTGTCCGGCAACGTTATCGACGTGTGTCCTGTCGGTGCGCTTACCTCCAAGCCTTATGCTTTCACCGCACGGCCATGGGAGACCAG GAAAACAGAGTCAGTGGACGTGCTGGATGCAGTGGGGAGCAACATCGTGGTGAGCAccagaggaggggaggtgatGAGAGTGATGCCCCGACTGAACGAAGACGTCAACGAGGAGTGGATCTCTGACAAGACCAG gTTTGCCTATGATGGTCTGAAGAGGCAGAGGTTGACCCAGCCAATGGTGAAGGACAGCTCAGGTCAGCTGACCCCAAGTACATGGGAGGACGCTCTCACACGTGTGGCCGGagca ctgcagggcGTGCAGGGCAGTGAGGTAGCAGCCATAGCAGGAGGCATGGTGGACGCTGAAGCTCTGGTCTCCCTCAAAGACCTCCTCAACAGAATGAACTCAGAAAACCTCTGCACCGAGGAGCTGTTCCCTATGGCTGGGGcagg CACTGACCTGCGCTCCAACTACCTGTTAAACACTGGCATTGCTGGCATTGAGGACTgtgacctgctgctgctcatcgGAACCAACCCACGCTACGAAGCCCCACTCTTCAACGCCCGCATCCGCAAGAG CTGGCTCCATAATGAGCTGCGTGTGGCCTTGGTGGGCCGCAGCGTCGATCTGAGCTACACATACGACCATCTGGGAGAGGAGGCTGCAGTGCTGCAGGAGCTGGCTAATGGTACACACCCCTTCTGTCAG GTCCTTTCATCTGCGAAGCGcccagtggtggtggtgggcagCTCCTCCCTGCAGAGGGAAGATggagcagccattttgagcGCGGTTTCCACCATTGCCCAGAACGCCAGAACCAGTAGTGGAGTTGAGGAGGGATGGAAAGTCCTCAATGTCCTGCACAG GGTGGCCAGTCAGGTGGCAGCGTTGGACCTGGGCTACAAGGCCGGAGTGGAGGCCATCAGGAAGAACCCGCCTAAAGTCCTGTTCCTGCTGGGAGCCGACGCCGGCTGCATCACCAGAGCCGACCTGCCCAAAAACAGCCTCGTCGTCTACCAGG GTCACCATGGCGATGTGGGAGCCCCGATGGCAGACATCATCCTGCCCGGCGCAGCGTACACAGAGAAAAACGCCACCTATGTGAACACGGAGGGGCGGAGCCAGCAGACGCGGGTGGCCGTCACCGCTCCTGGAATGGCCAGGGAGGACTGGAAGATCATCAGAGCCATATCTGAG ctggctGGTGTGACTCTGCCCTATGACAGTGTGGACGAGGTGCGGTCCAGACTAGCAGAGGTCTCTCCTAACCTGGTGCGCTACGACGACGTGGAGCAGGCCAACTACTTCAAACAGGCCAACGAGCTCTCCAAG gcGGTGAATCAGGCGCTCCTGGCAGCTCCTCTGGTGCCGCCTCAGCTCACAGCAAAGGACTTCTACATGACAG ACTCCATCAGCAGGGCTTCCCAGACCATGGCCAAATGTGTCAAGGCCATCACAGAAGGAGCCAATGCCATCGACGAGCCTTCTAtctgctga
- the LOC115370031 gene encoding reprimo-like protein, whose translation MNSSTPGVLAASSSLFPPAKQSPGSVLEFSRTLFSSTGTEPGDGNSLSSGNPPGTRERGDFFTTQMVVMCVLAVTVMLGLVFLSCGLLRRSEGFVDLPGDERTSKDGGMC comes from the exons ATGAACTCGTCTACCCCGGGTGTCCTCGCTGCCAGCAGCAGCCTCTTCCCCCCGGCCAAGCAGAGCCCAGGCAGCGTTTTAGAGTTCAGCCGCACGTTGTTCTCGTCCACTGGGACTGAGCCAGGCGACGGGAACAGCCTCAGCTCTGGAAATCCACCAGGGACCAGAGAGCGAGGCGACTTCTTCACTACTCAG atgGTGGTGATGTGCGTCCTGGCCGTGACGGTGATGCTGGGCTTGGTGTTTCTCAGCTGTGGCCTGCTGAGGAGGAGCGAGGGCTTTGTGGACCTCCCAGGAGACGAGAGGACGTCcaaggatggagggatgtgctga